Proteins co-encoded in one Pyxidicoccus xibeiensis genomic window:
- the sitA6 gene encoding SitA6 family polymorphic toxin lipoprotein yields the protein MTTLPRVRPGVLFAVLLCACASSFPGGRAWEDAERAEACDSAEVEQCVVVACEGEDCGLFDCADVDLEALAEAPVELAQGYSRPPHRAPAFRNWRNTGIRAGARPRMTFHFRYRQGFLPALPREPGKLVHHHLFPQQPLLARWFLRCGVDIHKFTILIPEHIHRQIHSGTGRGGLWNQAWRDYHASIRGRTVTPEELHRKAVELIFRFELTGPVVPYNAPMGPFQSLPSLKAP from the coding sequence ATGACGACGCTTCCGCGAGTCCGTCCTGGGGTGCTGTTCGCTGTGTTGCTCTGCGCCTGTGCTTCGTCGTTTCCCGGCGGGCGCGCCTGGGAGGACGCGGAGCGCGCGGAGGCGTGCGACTCCGCCGAGGTGGAGCAGTGTGTCGTTGTTGCCTGTGAAGGCGAAGACTGCGGCCTCTTCGACTGCGCCGATGTGGACTTGGAGGCGCTGGCGGAAGCTCCGGTGGAGCTGGCTCAGGGGTACTCCCGTCCTCCCCATCGTGCGCCGGCCTTCCGCAACTGGCGGAACACGGGCATCCGGGCCGGCGCACGCCCTCGGATGACATTCCACTTCCGCTACCGCCAGGGCTTCCTCCCCGCCCTACCCCGCGAGCCGGGCAAGCTGGTGCATCACCACCTGTTTCCGCAGCAGCCGCTGCTGGCGCGGTGGTTCCTGCGCTGTGGCGTGGACATCCACAAGTTCACCATCCTCATCCCGGAGCACATCCACCGGCAGATTCACAGCGGCACGGGACGTGGTGGCCTGTGGAACCAGGCCTGGCGCGACTACCACGCGTCCATCCGTGGCCGCACCGTGACGCCCGAGGAGCTTCACCGGAAAGCAGTTGAGCTCATCTTCCGCTTCGAGCTGACAGGCCCGGTCGTGCCGTATAACGCCCCCATGGGTCCGTTTCAGTCACTCCCTTCGCTGAAGGCGCCCTGA
- the sitI6 gene encoding SitI6 family double-CXXCG motif immunity protein, producing the protein MKFYEATEDTSLGYTGNLDDAVHKWSLPGAQPCPTCRAGGGITGLQYPCVDLSSLPEHELKKLSDPWPVPAEELARLTELVRPFVPSWAVLKPGAAFGPITGKGINRVGDLFMQTPWTLLLRREALEQLQSSGLRGLQGCPIQVSFRGKNPPELLDLQLRLYGRLHTACFPPDLKPPCPTCGNPRDKRLPDPIILDAATLPTGVDVFRLEEIPGYIFVTERFVDAVSGLGLVGVKFQEREAR; encoded by the coding sequence GTGAAGTTCTACGAAGCCACCGAGGACACCTCCCTGGGCTACACGGGCAACCTGGACGATGCGGTCCATAAGTGGAGCCTGCCGGGCGCGCAGCCCTGCCCTACCTGCCGCGCCGGAGGAGGCATCACGGGCCTTCAATACCCGTGCGTGGACCTGTCGAGCCTTCCCGAACACGAGCTCAAGAAGCTCTCCGACCCATGGCCGGTGCCAGCCGAGGAACTCGCTCGTCTGACCGAGCTGGTACGTCCGTTCGTGCCTTCGTGGGCCGTGCTGAAACCGGGGGCAGCATTCGGCCCCATCACCGGGAAGGGAATCAACCGCGTTGGCGACCTCTTCATGCAGACACCGTGGACGCTTCTGCTCCGTCGGGAAGCCTTGGAGCAATTGCAGTCCTCGGGCCTGCGCGGCCTCCAGGGCTGTCCCATCCAGGTGAGCTTCCGCGGCAAGAACCCGCCGGAGTTGCTGGACCTCCAACTGAGGCTGTACGGCCGGCTCCATACAGCCTGCTTCCCGCCGGACCTCAAGCCGCCCTGCCCGACGTGTGGCAACCCCCGGGACAAGAGACTCCCCGACCCCATCATCCTCGACGCCGCGACGCTGCCTACGGGCGTGGACGTGTTCCGCCTGGAGGAAATCCCCGGCTACATCTTCGTCACCGAGCGCTTCGTGGACGCCGTGTCAGGACTGGGCCTCGTTGGGGTGAAGTTCCAGGAGCGGGAGGCCCGCTGA
- a CDS encoding DEAD/DEAH box helicase — protein sequence MAPQISLDFAAECAAHPALAPFHPVVRRWFAERLGEPTRPQIEGWPLIRAGEDVLIAAPTGSGKTLTAFLAALDSLFRLAVEGTLPDCTQVLYVSPLKALGNDVQKNLLQPLEELLARARAEGFTPQELRVQVRSGDTSASERAQMVRRPPHILITTPESFYLYLTADRARATLRKVRTVIVDEIHALARDKRGSHFALSLERLKALTEVRPQLIGLSATQKPLDAISGFLTGASHRECRRVEVGHLRPWDLTLEIPDAELSSLATHEMWGQVYDRLVELTGQHRTTLIFVNTRKMAERVAHDLGERLGEGTVAAHHGSMSREIRLAAEEKLKAGQLRAMVATASLELGIDVGNVDLVVQLGSTRAISVLLQRVGRAGHHKAAISKGIVFAMTRDELMECAALLNAVREGDLDTVLIPQKPLDVLAQQIVAACACEEWDERALFSLYKRAYPYRDLTWEEYQGVLEVLSEGIAAARGRAGIHLHRDRVNQRLKGRRGVRITALTNGGAIPDTFTFSVTAEPEGKVVGTLDEDFAVESSPGDIFLLGSTAWRIQRVMGSTVVVEDARGAPPNVPFWRGEAPGRTDELSHQVGRLREELLSREDAPAFLQKELRMPPPAVDALLGYLRLGKKMLDAVPSHTTVVAERFFDEAGGMQLIIHAPFGSRINRAWGMALRKRFCRSFDFELQAAATEDGILLSLGEQHSFPLADIFDFLHPDGVEEVLVQAVLQAPIFGTRFRWVATRALALHRFMSGKRVAPNLQRARSEDLLAAVFPAQVGCQDNHGGGDIELPDHPLVKQTMDDCLREAMDIEGLREVLRRMKDGRIRLEARDVPEPSVFAHAMIHSQPYTFLDDAPAEERRVRNVALRRALPAEDAAAFGALDASAIAQVVEDAAPPMRDEDELHDALLQLILLRAPEVPRGLEVGLFKQGRVAWLELPAGRFLVSAERGNAVRALFPGVVTQPVLPVLEYDRPVERDAAIFQVVRGRMEMLGPTTVAELARLTVLSEDEVNVALHALEAQGSVLRGRFRPLEAPLAPGETPPLEWCDRRLLQRIHRMTVGRLRKEIEPLSAQDFMRFLFRWHHLEDVDALRGSTGLLKAVRLLQGYEAPASAWERFLLPARMRGYTPDMLERACYAGEVAWGRLTMKDAKPPPGPRRGAPVTVEPEPPPARSRASPTRNAPLTFTLREDLEWMLTAARPHAVLADGDVWTPADLSVAAKDIVAVLERRGACFFQDLVSRARRLPAEVEDALWELVARGLVTADAVQNLRILQSPAHRKRQKLLQRGGPGRWSLLAPAEPKPADEVMDSLARLFLQRYGIVWRDLVMREALAPTWRELLFVYRRMEARGEVRGGRFVAGFVGEQFALPEAVDMARAVRRQAPSGVRVQLSGVDPLNLTGVVTPGPRVPAMPGNVVTYVDGVPRGVDAVEDEPEGNIGEDTEGGGGQVLAS from the coding sequence ATGGCCCCGCAGATCAGCCTCGACTTCGCCGCCGAGTGCGCGGCGCATCCCGCGCTGGCCCCGTTCCACCCCGTGGTGCGGCGCTGGTTCGCCGAGCGCCTGGGCGAGCCCACCCGGCCCCAGATAGAGGGCTGGCCGCTCATCCGCGCCGGGGAGGACGTGCTCATCGCCGCGCCCACCGGCAGCGGCAAGACGCTCACGGCCTTCCTCGCCGCGCTGGACTCGCTGTTCCGGCTGGCGGTGGAGGGCACGCTGCCGGACTGCACGCAGGTGCTCTACGTGTCGCCGCTCAAGGCGCTGGGCAACGACGTGCAGAAGAACCTGCTCCAGCCGCTGGAGGAGCTGCTCGCCCGGGCCCGCGCGGAGGGCTTCACGCCCCAGGAGCTGCGGGTGCAGGTGCGCAGCGGGGACACGTCCGCGTCCGAGCGCGCGCAGATGGTGCGCCGCCCGCCGCACATCCTCATCACCACGCCGGAGTCCTTCTACCTCTACCTCACCGCGGACCGCGCCCGCGCCACGCTGCGCAAGGTGCGCACCGTCATCGTGGACGAAATCCACGCCCTGGCGCGCGACAAGCGGGGCAGCCACTTCGCGCTGTCGCTGGAGCGGCTCAAGGCGCTGACAGAAGTCCGCCCGCAGCTCATCGGCCTGTCCGCCACGCAGAAGCCGCTGGACGCCATCTCCGGCTTCCTCACCGGCGCCTCCCACCGCGAGTGCCGCCGGGTGGAGGTGGGCCACCTGCGCCCGTGGGACCTCACGCTGGAGATTCCGGACGCGGAGCTGTCGTCGCTGGCCACGCACGAGATGTGGGGGCAGGTCTACGACAGGCTGGTGGAGCTGACGGGCCAGCACCGCACCACGCTCATCTTCGTCAACACGCGGAAGATGGCGGAGCGCGTGGCGCACGATTTGGGCGAGCGGTTGGGCGAGGGGACGGTGGCGGCCCACCACGGCAGCATGTCGCGCGAGATTCGCCTCGCGGCCGAGGAGAAGCTGAAGGCCGGGCAGCTGCGCGCCATGGTGGCCACCGCGTCGCTGGAGCTGGGCATCGACGTGGGCAACGTGGACCTGGTGGTGCAGCTGGGCAGCACGCGCGCCATCTCCGTGCTGCTGCAGCGCGTGGGCCGCGCCGGCCACCACAAGGCCGCCATCTCCAAGGGCATCGTCTTCGCGATGACGCGCGACGAGCTGATGGAGTGCGCCGCGCTCCTCAACGCCGTGCGCGAGGGCGACCTGGACACGGTGCTCATCCCCCAGAAGCCGCTGGACGTGCTGGCCCAGCAGATTGTCGCCGCGTGCGCCTGTGAGGAGTGGGACGAGCGCGCCCTCTTCAGCCTCTACAAGCGCGCGTACCCGTACCGCGACCTCACCTGGGAGGAGTACCAGGGCGTGCTGGAGGTGCTCTCGGAGGGCATCGCCGCCGCGAGGGGCCGCGCGGGCATCCACCTGCACCGGGACAGGGTGAACCAGCGCCTCAAGGGCCGGCGGGGCGTGCGAATCACGGCGCTCACCAACGGCGGCGCCATTCCGGACACCTTCACCTTCAGCGTCACCGCCGAGCCCGAGGGCAAGGTGGTGGGCACGCTGGACGAGGACTTCGCGGTGGAGTCCTCGCCCGGAGACATCTTCCTGCTGGGCAGCACCGCGTGGCGGATTCAGCGGGTGATGGGCAGCACGGTGGTGGTGGAGGACGCGCGAGGCGCTCCGCCCAACGTGCCCTTCTGGCGCGGCGAGGCGCCGGGCCGCACGGACGAGCTGTCGCACCAGGTGGGCCGGCTTCGCGAGGAGCTGCTGTCGCGCGAGGACGCGCCGGCGTTCCTGCAGAAGGAGCTGCGCATGCCGCCGCCCGCGGTGGACGCGCTGCTGGGCTACCTGCGGCTGGGCAAGAAGATGCTGGACGCGGTGCCCAGCCACACCACGGTGGTGGCCGAGCGCTTCTTCGACGAAGCCGGCGGCATGCAGCTCATCATCCACGCGCCCTTCGGCAGCCGCATCAACCGCGCGTGGGGCATGGCGCTGCGCAAGCGCTTCTGCCGCTCGTTCGACTTCGAGTTGCAGGCGGCGGCCACCGAGGACGGCATCCTCCTGTCCCTGGGCGAGCAGCACTCCTTCCCGCTGGCGGACATCTTCGACTTCCTCCACCCGGACGGCGTGGAGGAGGTGCTGGTGCAGGCGGTGCTGCAGGCCCCCATCTTCGGCACGCGCTTCCGCTGGGTGGCCACGCGGGCGCTGGCGCTGCACCGGTTCATGTCGGGCAAGCGCGTGGCGCCCAACCTCCAGCGCGCGCGCAGCGAGGATCTGCTGGCCGCCGTGTTCCCCGCGCAGGTGGGCTGCCAGGACAACCACGGGGGCGGCGACATCGAGCTGCCGGACCACCCGCTGGTGAAGCAGACGATGGACGACTGCCTGCGCGAGGCCATGGACATCGAAGGCCTGCGCGAGGTGCTGCGGCGCATGAAGGACGGCCGCATCCGCCTGGAGGCGCGCGACGTGCCGGAGCCGAGCGTCTTCGCGCACGCGATGATTCACAGCCAGCCGTACACCTTCCTGGACGACGCGCCGGCCGAGGAGCGCCGCGTGCGCAACGTGGCCCTGCGCCGCGCGCTGCCGGCGGAGGACGCGGCGGCGTTCGGCGCGCTGGACGCCTCGGCGATTGCGCAGGTGGTGGAGGACGCCGCGCCGCCGATGCGCGACGAGGACGAGCTGCACGACGCGCTCCTGCAGCTCATCCTGCTGCGCGCGCCGGAGGTGCCGCGCGGGCTGGAGGTGGGGCTGTTCAAGCAGGGGCGGGTGGCGTGGCTGGAGCTGCCGGCGGGCCGCTTCCTGGTGTCCGCGGAGCGGGGCAACGCGGTGCGGGCGCTCTTCCCGGGCGTGGTGACGCAGCCTGTGCTGCCGGTGCTGGAGTACGACCGGCCGGTGGAGCGTGACGCCGCCATCTTCCAGGTGGTGCGCGGGCGCATGGAGATGCTGGGGCCCACCACGGTGGCGGAGCTGGCGCGGCTCACCGTGCTGAGCGAGGACGAGGTGAACGTGGCCCTGCACGCGCTGGAGGCGCAGGGCTCCGTGCTGCGCGGCCGCTTCCGTCCGCTGGAGGCGCCGCTCGCGCCTGGCGAGACTCCGCCGCTGGAGTGGTGCGATAGGCGGCTGCTCCAGCGCATCCACCGGATGACGGTGGGGCGGCTGCGCAAGGAAATCGAGCCGCTGAGCGCGCAGGACTTCATGCGCTTCCTCTTCCGGTGGCACCACCTGGAGGACGTGGACGCGCTGCGCGGCTCCACGGGTCTGCTCAAGGCGGTGCGGCTGCTCCAGGGCTACGAGGCCCCGGCCTCCGCGTGGGAGCGCTTCCTGCTTCCGGCGCGCATGCGCGGCTACACGCCGGACATGCTGGAGCGGGCCTGCTACGCGGGCGAGGTGGCCTGGGGCCGGCTGACGATGAAGGACGCGAAGCCGCCGCCGGGCCCTCGCCGGGGTGCACCGGTGACGGTGGAGCCCGAGCCGCCGCCGGCGCGCTCACGGGCGTCACCTACGCGCAACGCGCCGCTGACCTTCACGCTGCGCGAGGACCTGGAGTGGATGCTCACCGCGGCGCGGCCCCATGCTGTGCTGGCGGACGGGGACGTGTGGACGCCTGCGGACCTGAGCGTGGCCGCGAAGGACATCGTGGCGGTGCTCGAGCGGCGCGGTGCGTGCTTCTTCCAGGACCTGGTGTCGCGTGCGCGGCGGCTGCCCGCGGAGGTGGAGGACGCGCTGTGGGAGTTGGTGGCGCGCGGGCTGGTGACGGCGGACGCGGTGCAGAACCTGCGCATCCTCCAGAGCCCGGCGCACCGCAAGCGGCAGAAGCTGCTGCAGCGCGGAGGCCCGGGACGCTGGAGCCTGCTGGCCCCGGCCGAGCCGAAGCCCGCGGACGAGGTGATGGACTCGCTGGCGCGCCTGTTCCTCCAGCGCTACGGCATCGTCTGGCGCGACCTGGTGATGCGCGAGGCGCTGGCACCCACGTGGCGCGAGCTGTTGTTCGTGTACCGGCGCATGGAGGCGCGCGGCGAGGTGCGCGGCGGGCGCTTCGTGGCGGGCTTCGTGGGTGAGCAGTTCGCGCTGCCGGAGGCGGTGGACATGGCGCGTGCGGTGCGCCGGCAGGCGCCCTCGGGTGTGCGCGTGCAGCTCTCCGGGGTGGACCCGCTCAACCTCACGGGCGTGGTGACACCGGGGCCTCGAGTGCCCGCGATGCCGGGCAACGTCGTCACCTATGTGGACGGCGTGCCACGAGGCGTCGACGCGGTGGAGGACGAGCCCGAGGGCAACATCGGAGAGGACACGGAGGGCGGCGGAGGCCAGGTGCTGGCGAGCTGA